A part of Paenibacillus sp. sptzw28 genomic DNA contains:
- a CDS encoding M3 family oligoendopeptidase → MKQTYPMQWDLDVLYAGGSQSPAFAAELSGMEADINALTGELKQFEGSFTPTSVELASQEQLTRWTDAIQSILLRLRQSDSFVACLLAQHVKDMRAIGLNDRIKTMTAKFNAALTGFDEQLRLTGEEKWQSWLQQSDIAPLAFTLNERRNAAREKLPPSQEALAGELAVDGYHGWGGLYNTIVSRARFEAAEPDGSTKILSAGQMYNRLSNADRSVREASFAEWEREWGDQAELCSEALNRLAGFRLKLYDKRGWGSVLKEPLAVNRMSEATLSAMWDAVNEGKPELVRYLERKAKLLGVPKLDWHDVEAPIGSAGRTVPYDEAAAFIVERFREFSPELSDFSEAAFKDGWIEAEDRPGKRPGGFCTSFPISRETRIFMTYSGTASNISTLAHELGHAYHQHVMNDLPPFAQEYAMNVAETASTFAEMIVADSALQAANDPGEKLALLDDKLQRATAFFMNIHARFLFETRFYEKRRKGMVSHEELSKLMEEAQHDAYSGAVGKLHPHFWASKLHFYLTDAPFYNFPYTFGFLFSSGIYALAKQEGPAFAARYVALLRDTGRMTVEELALKHLGVRLDEPGFWRQAVALNSADVQTFLELTE, encoded by the coding sequence ATGAAACAAACGTACCCGATGCAGTGGGATTTGGATGTGCTGTATGCAGGCGGGTCGCAGTCACCCGCATTTGCCGCGGAGCTAAGCGGAATGGAAGCGGACATTAATGCTCTTACAGGAGAGCTGAAACAGTTCGAAGGGAGTTTTACGCCTACCTCCGTCGAATTGGCTTCACAGGAGCAGCTGACGCGATGGACAGACGCAATTCAATCGATTCTGCTGCGGCTTCGCCAGTCCGACTCATTCGTTGCCTGTCTGCTCGCTCAGCATGTCAAGGATATGCGGGCTATCGGCCTGAACGACCGGATCAAAACAATGACGGCAAAGTTTAATGCGGCACTTACGGGCTTTGACGAGCAGCTGCGGTTGACCGGCGAAGAGAAGTGGCAAAGCTGGCTGCAGCAAAGCGATATCGCGCCGCTTGCGTTTACGTTGAACGAGCGGCGGAACGCCGCAAGAGAAAAACTCCCGCCGAGCCAGGAGGCGCTCGCAGGTGAGCTCGCGGTCGACGGCTATCACGGCTGGGGAGGTCTTTATAATACAATCGTTTCACGGGCCCGTTTTGAAGCCGCAGAGCCTGACGGTTCGACGAAAATACTCTCGGCCGGTCAGATGTACAATCGTCTCTCAAACGCCGACCGGAGCGTTCGTGAGGCGTCCTTCGCAGAGTGGGAACGGGAGTGGGGCGATCAAGCCGAGCTGTGCTCGGAAGCATTGAACAGATTAGCCGGATTTCGGCTTAAGCTGTACGATAAACGTGGCTGGGGCTCTGTGCTCAAGGAGCCGCTGGCTGTAAACCGGATGAGCGAAGCGACACTATCCGCGATGTGGGATGCCGTGAACGAAGGGAAACCCGAGCTCGTCCGTTATCTTGAGCGCAAGGCAAAGCTTCTTGGTGTACCGAAGCTGGATTGGCATGACGTTGAGGCTCCGATCGGTTCAGCCGGCCGTACCGTGCCTTATGACGAAGCTGCGGCATTCATTGTGGAGCGGTTCCGCGAGTTCAGTCCGGAGCTGTCCGATTTCTCGGAGGCAGCGTTCAAGGATGGTTGGATCGAGGCTGAGGACCGCCCGGGCAAACGTCCGGGAGGCTTCTGCACATCATTTCCGATAAGCAGGGAAACCCGCATTTTCATGACGTATTCGGGGACGGCATCGAATATCTCCACTCTTGCCCACGAGCTTGGACATGCTTATCATCAGCATGTGATGAACGATTTGCCGCCGTTTGCACAGGAATATGCGATGAACGTGGCTGAAACGGCTTCCACCTTTGCCGAAATGATTGTCGCCGATTCCGCGCTGCAGGCCGCGAATGATCCGGGTGAGAAGCTGGCGCTGCTCGATGACAAGCTCCAGAGAGCGACTGCCTTTTTCATGAACATTCATGCCAGGTTCCTGTTCGAGACACGATTCTATGAGAAGCGCCGGAAGGGTATGGTGAGTCACGAGGAGCTGTCCAAACTGATGGAAGAGGCGCAGCACGACGCATACAGCGGAGCTGTCGGCAAGCTTCATCCGCATTTTTGGGCATCCAAGCTGCATTTTTACTTAACGGATGCTCCGTTCTATAATTTTCCTTACACGTTCGGTTTCTTGTTTAGCAGCGGCATCTACGCCTTGGCGAAGCAGGAGGGTCCGGCATTCGCGGCACGTTATGTGGCGCTGCTGCGTGATACAGGCCGTATGACGGTGGAGGAGCTTGCTCTCAAGCATCTGGGAGTACGTCTTGATGAGCCCGGGTTTTGGCGTCAAGCCGTGGCATTAAATTCGGCGGATGTCCAAACGTTTCTGGAGCTTACGGAGTAA
- a CDS encoding YycC family protein, translating to MSKPLQLSPETALKLSKELKVPLEHLMHMPKHILLQKLAELAKENTASSDAGHEHDGNGKGASD from the coding sequence ATGTCCAAGCCGCTGCAGCTTTCACCGGAGACAGCGCTGAAGCTGTCCAAAGAACTGAAGGTGCCCCTCGAGCATTTAATGCATATGCCCAAACATATTTTACTGCAGAAGCTGGCTGAACTCGCCAAAGAGAACACTGCCTCTTCCGATGCGGGGCACGAACACGACGGTAATGGCAAAGGAGCATCCGATTAG
- a CDS encoding DUF2225 domain-containing protein produces MEPLYLTSIMCICCETAYKTPRVRPSFKKASARDSDFCSYFKSDINPDYYVVRVCPKCGFASTENGTEKLTDRQRQLYYERIGTHWVMRDYGGNRTQEQALECYKLALLCAQVVGEKERVVAGILHHIAWLYRYVGEHEQELRFLRFAHGAYIRVYETEGVDLNNAKLMYLIGELHRRLGEPNDAVRWFSRVVNDKKIVDASMIRACREQWQLLREEYSGSISVVQEEQARMNA; encoded by the coding sequence ATGGAGCCGCTCTATTTGACCTCGATAATGTGCATTTGCTGTGAGACGGCATACAAAACCCCGCGTGTCAGACCCAGCTTTAAGAAGGCTTCGGCGCGGGACAGTGATTTTTGCTCCTACTTCAAAAGTGATATTAATCCCGACTATTATGTAGTTCGCGTATGCCCGAAATGCGGATTCGCTTCGACGGAGAATGGAACGGAAAAATTAACGGACCGGCAGCGGCAGCTCTATTACGAGCGGATCGGCACCCATTGGGTAATGCGTGACTACGGCGGAAACCGCACGCAGGAGCAGGCGCTGGAATGTTATAAGCTTGCTCTTCTGTGCGCGCAAGTCGTCGGCGAGAAGGAACGCGTCGTCGCCGGGATATTGCATCATATAGCATGGCTGTACAGGTACGTGGGCGAGCATGAACAGGAGCTGCGCTTCCTGCGGTTCGCGCACGGTGCTTACATCAGGGTTTATGAGACGGAAGGCGTCGACTTGAACAATGCGAAGCTGATGTATTTGATCGGGGAGCTGCACCGGCGGCTTGGAGAGCCGAATGATGCTGTGCGATGGTTCTCGCGAGTCGTCAACGACAAGAAGATCGTGGATGCTTCGATGATTCGTGCGTGCCGTGAGCAATGGCAGCTGCTCCGCGAGGAGTATTCTGGAAGTATCTCGGTTGTACAGGAAGAACAAGCAAGGATGAATGCGTAA
- a CDS encoding globin has translation MNNYRTIYEAVGGGDGIRRIVEAFYPKVQKHPLLAPLFPDDIMPVMEKQYMFLSQFFGGPSLYSDQYGHPMMRGRHMPFQITVERAEAWLDCMREALAETELPQELQRIVLERLSAPAHHFVNTKESNEQET, from the coding sequence ATGAATAACTATAGAACTATTTATGAGGCAGTTGGCGGCGGAGATGGAATAAGACGTATCGTGGAGGCCTTTTACCCTAAAGTGCAAAAGCATCCTCTGCTTGCGCCGCTTTTCCCGGACGACATTATGCCGGTTATGGAAAAGCAGTACATGTTTCTTTCCCAGTTTTTCGGAGGGCCGTCGCTCTATTCCGATCAGTATGGCCACCCGATGATGCGAGGGCGGCATATGCCGTTTCAGATTACAGTGGAACGCGCTGAAGCGTGGCTCGATTGTATGCGCGAAGCGCTTGCCGAAACCGAATTGCCGCAAGAGCTGCAGCGGATCGTACTTGAACGGCTGTCCGCGCCGGCCCACCATTTTGTAAACACGAAGGAATCGAACGAACAGGAGACGTGA
- the ylbJ gene encoding sporulation integral membrane protein YlbJ — protein MVRYLIRPSVIPAWTAVLIALLLALYPSAGLEASVRGLSIWWQVLFPALFPFFVISELLLGFGIVHFFGKLLDPLMRPLFRLPGIGGFVFTMGYASGYPVGARLTAQLWEQRLISRAEGERLVAFTTTSDPIFLIGAVSVGFFHNAALAPLLAAAHYGGGLIVGLIMRFHDRKAPASYQTTSGSKAEKRKSRIAEAIRAMHQARLLDGRTIGALLQDAIQAALKLMIVVGGLVVVFSVIMELLTKAGAIHILSEAISGMLGAAGLPPVLSYAVVNGLFEVTLGAKAAGAAGGAGLIHQAAIAAFILSWGGLSVHAQIASLLSRTDIRYGSFLIARLLHGCIALVLVYLLWSRLGPLV, from the coding sequence ATAGTACGATATTTGATCCGTCCGTCCGTGATCCCGGCATGGACCGCCGTTCTTATTGCCCTGCTTCTTGCCCTGTATCCTTCAGCCGGACTTGAAGCGTCTGTCCGCGGGCTTTCAATCTGGTGGCAGGTGCTCTTTCCGGCGCTGTTCCCTTTCTTCGTCATTTCGGAGCTGCTGCTCGGCTTTGGGATCGTTCACTTCTTCGGCAAGCTGCTCGATCCCCTTATGCGGCCGCTCTTTCGGCTTCCGGGCATCGGCGGCTTTGTATTTACTATGGGATATGCTTCGGGATATCCCGTCGGAGCGCGTTTGACCGCCCAACTCTGGGAGCAGCGGCTCATTTCGCGCGCTGAGGGAGAGCGGCTCGTCGCCTTCACCACGACATCCGATCCGATCTTTCTGATCGGCGCCGTGTCGGTAGGTTTCTTTCATAATGCCGCCCTCGCTCCGCTTCTTGCAGCCGCCCATTACGGGGGCGGGCTTATCGTCGGGCTCATCATGCGCTTCCATGACCGGAAGGCTCCCGCCTCCTACCAAACCACTTCAGGCTCCAAAGCGGAAAAGCGTAAATCCCGGATCGCGGAGGCTATTCGGGCAATGCATCAGGCACGGCTGCTCGATGGCCGGACGATCGGCGCACTGCTGCAGGATGCGATTCAAGCCGCCTTGAAGCTCATGATTGTCGTCGGTGGACTTGTGGTCGTTTTCTCCGTAATCATGGAGCTGCTGACGAAAGCGGGCGCGATTCATATACTCTCCGAAGCGATAAGCGGCATGCTGGGAGCAGCCGGTCTTCCCCCCGTCTTATCGTATGCCGTCGTGAACGGCCTCTTCGAAGTAACGCTGGGAGCGAAAGCCGCAGGAGCTGCAGGGGGAGCCGGCCTTATCCATCAAGCTGCAATCGCCGCCTTCATCCTTTCGTGGGGAGGTCTGTCGGTGCATGCGCAAATCGCCAGCCTGCTTAGCCGTACCGACATCAGATACGGGTCTTTTCTGATAGCAAGGCTTCTGCACGGCTGCATAGCGCTTGTACTTGTTTACTTGCTCTGGAGCCGTCTTGGTCCTTTAGTCTGA
- a CDS encoding NAD kinase has translation MNYVVVDRGDQLSQELAQRFHTLAAENGLKRDEETPEMVISIGGDGTLLQAFHTHVERVSEVAFIGVHTGHLGFFADWQADELDELVKMMANNEPRIVRYPIAQIELDTDTGLTTHFALNEFTLKGVDNTLVAQIDINDELFEMFRGDGIVVSTPSGSTAYNKSVGGAVIHPSIESLQIAEIASINNRVYRTLGSSVVLPQHHHCDIISRKEQRLQLSFDHLNITRNDIRSIRCSVAGHKICFARYRPFTFWNRVREAFLGYEVK, from the coding sequence TTGAACTATGTCGTGGTGGACAGAGGCGATCAGCTGTCGCAAGAGCTTGCACAGCGGTTTCATACATTAGCGGCCGAAAACGGTCTGAAAAGGGATGAGGAAACGCCGGAGATGGTCATTTCAATCGGCGGGGACGGTACCCTTCTTCAAGCGTTTCACACGCATGTGGAACGGGTCTCCGAAGTGGCATTTATTGGCGTTCATACAGGGCATCTGGGCTTCTTCGCCGATTGGCAAGCCGACGAACTGGACGAACTGGTCAAGATGATGGCGAACAATGAGCCCAGAATCGTCCGTTATCCGATTGCGCAAATCGAATTGGATACGGACACAGGACTTACGACTCACTTTGCACTCAATGAATTTACACTCAAAGGCGTTGACAATACGCTCGTGGCCCAGATCGACATTAACGACGAGCTGTTCGAAATGTTCCGGGGCGACGGAATCGTCGTGTCCACTCCCTCGGGCAGCACGGCATATAACAAAAGCGTCGGGGGCGCCGTCATTCACCCTTCGATTGAGTCGCTTCAGATTGCCGAGATCGCATCCATTAACAATCGGGTATATCGTACGCTCGGCTCATCCGTTGTACTGCCGCAGCATCATCATTGCGACATCATTTCGCGCAAGGAGCAGCGGTTGCAGCTTTCGTTCGATCACTTAAACATTACAAGAAACGATATCCGGTCGATCCGTTGCAGCGTCGCCGGCCACAAGATCTGCTTTGCCCGGTACCGTCCGTTCACTTTCTGGAACCGGGTACGGGAAGCGTTTCTAGGATATGAAGTGAAATAA
- a CDS encoding ABC transporter ATP-binding protein — translation MKLFRAYLQFVKPYKWIIAVTILIGVIKFSIPLTLPLFIKYVVDQVLLADLSNAEKMNKLLRAVGLAFVLFVIVRYPVEYFRQYFAQLTTSRVLFDLRNKLYSHLQQLSVRFYQNRKSGEIISRMMNDAEQTKSLVETGLMNVWLDMFTLLIALAIMFNMNVMLTFVAIAILPFYGYAVKKLYKRLRAYSRSRSQSLAEMQGYLNEHVNGIPVVKSFTLEAYEQQQFSTRNRKFLDRAFALTRWNALTQSITNTLTEIAPLLVLACGGYLVINKGLTLGEFVAFYGYLDRLYAPLRRLVNSSTELTQAAASLERVMELLNEKPEIRDEPGAVAMESVRGDIEFRNVSFRYLDEGEWVLDGIDLKIPQGHTVALVGMSGGGKSSLVSLLARFYDIQEGRITIDGRDIRSVTQQSLRSHIGMVLQDNILFSGSVRENILLGNPEASEAEVIEAAKRANAHQFILALPHGYDTEIGERGVKLSGGQKQRIAIARVFLKNPAILVLDEATSALDLESEHAIQESLAELAQNRTTLVVAHRLSTITHADAIVVVVNGSIVEQGTHSELIAREGPYSRLYNVQHL, via the coding sequence ATGAAACTGTTTCGCGCTTACCTGCAGTTCGTGAAGCCGTACAAGTGGATTATCGCGGTGACGATCCTCATCGGGGTGATCAAGTTCTCCATCCCTCTGACGCTGCCGCTCTTTATTAAATACGTCGTTGATCAGGTCCTTCTTGCGGATTTGTCCAACGCGGAGAAAATGAACAAACTGCTTCGCGCGGTCGGTCTTGCCTTCGTGCTCTTTGTTATCGTCCGCTATCCGGTAGAATATTTCAGGCAGTATTTCGCCCAATTGACGACGAGCAGAGTATTATTCGACCTCCGCAACAAGCTGTACAGCCACCTGCAGCAGCTCTCCGTGCGGTTTTACCAGAACCGCAAGTCCGGTGAAATCATTTCCCGGATGATGAACGATGCCGAACAGACCAAGTCGCTTGTCGAGACAGGACTGATGAACGTTTGGCTCGATATGTTCACACTGCTCATTGCGCTTGCCATCATGTTCAATATGAACGTGATGCTGACGTTTGTAGCCATTGCGATTCTTCCGTTCTACGGATATGCGGTGAAAAAGCTGTACAAGAGATTGCGCGCCTACTCCCGCTCCCGTTCACAGTCCCTTGCCGAGATGCAGGGCTATCTGAACGAGCATGTTAACGGAATTCCCGTGGTCAAAAGCTTCACGCTCGAAGCTTACGAGCAGCAGCAGTTCAGCACCCGCAACAGAAAGTTCCTTGACCGCGCCTTCGCGCTGACAAGGTGGAACGCCCTGACGCAATCGATTACGAATACCCTGACCGAAATCGCTCCACTGCTTGTTCTTGCCTGCGGCGGGTATCTCGTTATTAACAAAGGATTGACATTAGGCGAATTCGTTGCATTTTATGGCTATTTGGACCGGCTTTACGCGCCGCTCCGCAGGCTCGTCAACTCCTCGACAGAGCTGACGCAAGCGGCCGCATCACTCGAGCGTGTCATGGAGCTGCTGAATGAAAAACCGGAAATCCGTGATGAGCCCGGGGCAGTCGCCATGGAGTCCGTACGCGGGGATATCGAATTCCGGAATGTTTCTTTTCGTTATCTGGATGAAGGAGAATGGGTCCTTGACGGGATTGATTTAAAGATCCCTCAAGGGCATACGGTGGCGCTGGTCGGGATGAGCGGCGGCGGCAAATCGTCTCTGGTCAGCCTCCTGGCGCGGTTCTATGATATCCAGGAGGGGCGGATAACCATAGACGGCCGCGATATCCGCAGCGTGACACAACAAAGCTTGCGGTCTCACATCGGGATGGTGCTGCAGGATAACATATTGTTCAGCGGCTCGGTGCGGGAGAATATTTTGCTCGGCAATCCTGAAGCGTCTGAAGCGGAAGTAATCGAAGCCGCTAAACGGGCCAATGCGCATCAATTTATTCTGGCGCTCCCCCACGGCTACGACACAGAAATCGGTGAACGAGGGGTTAAGCTGTCCGGCGGACAGAAGCAGCGCATCGCCATTGCCCGGGTATTCCTGAAAAATCCGGCTATTCTTGTCCTTGACGAGGCTACGTCGGCTCTGGATCTCGAATCGGAGCATGCGATACAAGAATCGCTTGCGGAACTCGCGCAGAACCGCACAACGCTCGTAGTCGCGCACCGGCTCTCAACGATAACCCATGCCGACGCCATCGTGGTTGTAGTAAACGGCTCAATCGTGGAGCAGGGCACACACAGCGAGTTGATCGCCAGAGAAGGCCCGTACTCCAGACTTTATAATGTTCAGCATTTATAA
- a CDS encoding YutD family protein, which produces MIHISGRTYELIHEHKDGWNPDAFRERYSDVLERYDYVIGDWGYNQLRLKGFFRDNHPKVSRDSAFSGMLDYINEYCNFGCAYFVLQRQPGVKGSGDGEDSDFDDFDSSELFEGIDDPFDMPARAVGAADAQGQEDGQEVRTTPRIVREHQKREYHRHSRKDADKEQIKDSRKSLGKDRDRDKEAGRQQQMGTDNQQDRTQNGQDRSRSNRQRKPHFTAPKAPVAAAAETTGKSKQTQQPNRK; this is translated from the coding sequence TTGATTCATATCAGCGGCAGAACCTATGAACTAATTCACGAGCATAAAGACGGATGGAATCCCGACGCGTTCCGCGAACGGTACAGCGATGTGCTGGAACGCTACGATTACGTCATCGGAGATTGGGGCTACAATCAGCTGAGACTTAAAGGGTTCTTCCGCGACAATCACCCGAAAGTCTCGCGCGACAGCGCTTTTTCCGGAATGCTTGATTATATTAACGAATACTGCAATTTTGGCTGCGCTTATTTTGTTCTCCAACGTCAGCCTGGCGTCAAAGGTTCGGGAGACGGCGAGGATTCCGATTTCGATGATTTCGATTCATCCGAATTGTTTGAAGGGATAGATGACCCATTCGACATGCCAGCCCGAGCGGTAGGGGCAGCGGATGCCCAAGGCCAAGAAGACGGCCAGGAGGTCCGCACCACACCCCGTATTGTGCGGGAGCACCAGAAGCGCGAATATCACCGTCATTCACGTAAGGATGCGGATAAAGAACAAATAAAAGATTCCCGCAAGTCACTCGGTAAAGACCGGGACCGCGATAAAGAAGCGGGCCGGCAGCAGCAAATGGGTACAGACAACCAGCAGGATCGGACGCAAAACGGTCAAGACCGGAGCCGAAGCAACCGACAGAGAAAGCCGCATTTCACCGCGCCGAAAGCGCCGGTCGCAGCGGCTGCAGAAACGACGGGAAAATCTAAGCAAACGCAGCAGCCGAACCGAAAATGA
- the lipA gene encoding lipoyl synthase, whose amino-acid sequence MKTKQQEPARKPDWLRIKLTTGGNYAELKDMMRSKTLHTVCEEARCPNIYECWANRTATFMILGDICTRACRFCAVKTGLPTELDLQEPERVAEAAEQMGLRHCVVTSVARDDLADGGAMIFAETVKAIRKKLPLCSVEVLIPDFQGSREALQTVMDAGPDILNHNIETVERLSDRVRARAKYARSLELLKQAKAMKPNIPTKSSIMLGVGEEWDEILQAMDDLRAVDCNILTLGQYLQPTPNHLPIERYVHPDEFAKLKEEGLKRGFSHVESGPLVRSSYHAHEQVQSATGAKTATL is encoded by the coding sequence ATGAAGACAAAGCAGCAGGAGCCGGCGCGTAAGCCGGACTGGCTTCGGATAAAATTAACTACAGGCGGCAATTATGCCGAACTTAAAGATATGATGCGTTCCAAGACGCTGCATACGGTATGCGAAGAAGCGCGCTGCCCCAATATTTATGAATGTTGGGCAAACAGGACTGCCACTTTTATGATTCTCGGCGACATTTGCACGCGTGCATGCCGTTTTTGCGCTGTTAAGACGGGACTGCCGACTGAGCTTGATCTGCAGGAGCCGGAGCGCGTTGCGGAAGCCGCTGAGCAGATGGGTCTGCGCCACTGCGTTGTAACCTCTGTAGCCCGCGACGATTTGGCCGATGGCGGCGCGATGATTTTTGCCGAGACTGTAAAGGCGATACGCAAGAAACTTCCGCTTTGCAGCGTAGAAGTACTGATACCGGATTTTCAAGGCAGCCGGGAAGCACTCCAAACGGTTATGGATGCAGGTCCTGATATTCTCAATCATAATATCGAGACAGTCGAGCGTCTTTCCGACCGCGTCCGCGCCAGAGCGAAGTATGCAAGATCGCTGGAGCTGTTGAAGCAAGCCAAGGCGATGAAGCCGAATATCCCGACCAAATCGAGCATCATGCTTGGTGTCGGGGAGGAATGGGACGAAATTTTGCAGGCGATGGACGATTTGCGTGCGGTTGATTGCAATATATTGACTCTTGGCCAATACTTGCAGCCCACGCCGAACCATCTTCCGATTGAACGCTATGTACACCCGGATGAATTTGCAAAGCTGAAAGAAGAAGGACTGAAACGAGGGTTCAGCCACGTTGAATCCGGTCCGCTTGTTCGCAGCTCTTATCATGCACACGAGCAGGTACAGTCTGCAACCGGGGCAAAAACGGCAACTTTGTGA
- a CDS encoding M23 family metallopeptidase, with protein sequence MSRVLLNRVMLLICAAGLLLPFGCLAEASAKPPETENPKANLFEKRQALYNQMSAATGIPWYRLAAVDQYERTITKARPKTRKQLGESIGVFVTETAWAGELNPDVQDEIPASIRWFSGLGIDGDGDGLAQRTNDADLLFAVANHLMHFGPAEDDFAIGVWQYYHNTRAVQRIRQFSRLYAAFGRLELFDHAFPVPVKSNYSYRSTWGSRRSWGGYRIHEGTDIFAGYGVPVRSTCYGVVEIKGWNPFGGWRIGIRDLNNIYHYYAHLSGYDKTIQAGSIVTPGQTIGWVGSSGYGKPGTQGKFPPHLHYGVYRDIGLLEWSFDPYPLLRQWEIQDRRKLNKR encoded by the coding sequence ATGAGCCGTGTTTTGTTAAATCGCGTCATGCTTCTCATTTGTGCAGCCGGATTGCTGCTGCCATTCGGCTGTTTAGCGGAAGCGTCGGCCAAACCGCCCGAAACAGAAAATCCTAAAGCAAACTTATTTGAAAAGCGGCAAGCGCTGTACAATCAAATGAGTGCGGCGACCGGGATCCCATGGTACCGGCTTGCCGCTGTCGATCAATATGAAAGAACCATCACGAAAGCACGTCCGAAGACGAGAAAGCAGCTCGGAGAGTCGATAGGCGTTTTTGTAACCGAAACCGCTTGGGCAGGTGAGCTGAATCCGGATGTCCAAGATGAGATTCCCGCTTCAATCCGTTGGTTTAGCGGTCTTGGAATTGACGGGGACGGCGACGGACTCGCCCAACGCACGAATGATGCCGACCTTCTCTTTGCTGTAGCGAATCATCTCATGCATTTCGGCCCAGCGGAGGATGATTTCGCTATCGGCGTATGGCAGTATTATCATAATACAAGGGCTGTCCAACGAATCCGGCAGTTTTCCCGCTTATATGCCGCGTTCGGCCGGCTCGAGCTGTTCGATCATGCTTTCCCTGTTCCGGTGAAGAGTAATTATTCGTACCGCAGCACATGGGGGAGCCGCAGAAGCTGGGGCGGTTACCGCATTCACGAAGGAACCGATATTTTTGCCGGTTACGGCGTGCCCGTGCGAAGCACCTGCTATGGAGTCGTGGAGATCAAAGGCTGGAATCCTTTTGGCGGCTGGAGGATCGGTATCCGCGATCTGAATAACATTTATCATTATTACGCCCATTTGTCTGGTTATGATAAAACGATACAGGCCGGGTCCATCGTAACGCCGGGGCAAACGATCGGATGGGTAGGCAGCTCGGGCTACGGTAAACCCGGCACTCAAGGTAAATTTCCGCCGCATTTGCATTATGGCGTTTACCGTGACATCGGTCTCCTTGAATGGTCGTTCGACCCCTATCCCCTGCTTCGTCAATGGGAGATTCAAGACCGCAGGAAGCTAAATAAACGGTAA
- the yunB gene encoding sporulation protein YunB: MPKWGRRGWRSSRLRRTGKASRGKLWLFALLIVFLFFFQSFVFVERNLQGPLMALAKIRVKQVATQAINEAISEQAAVQTDAQKLIDWKTNAGGKISGFMLNYAEHMKITSETAEKVQSILNETGDLPQKIPLGQALGSSIIASFGPRIPFKFEPAGAVKVDLETKQQDAGINMILVEVYMHIVAEVSIIIPFDTQPELVETEIPISYLLVVGDVPMYYYDNKGNPVGDSAAGAPTLSLPMQNGQSGISTPNTRTNIGGVDGSQHASDQDSNGTGTNTAK; this comes from the coding sequence ATGCCAAAGTGGGGAAGAAGAGGCTGGCGGAGCAGCCGTTTACGCCGAACGGGGAAAGCCAGCCGCGGGAAACTGTGGTTGTTCGCGCTGCTGATCGTTTTTTTATTCTTCTTTCAATCATTTGTTTTTGTTGAGCGGAATTTGCAAGGACCACTTATGGCGTTAGCCAAAATACGCGTGAAGCAGGTGGCTACGCAAGCGATCAATGAGGCGATTTCGGAACAAGCGGCGGTTCAAACCGACGCCCAGAAGCTCATTGATTGGAAAACGAATGCGGGCGGTAAAATTTCGGGGTTTATGTTGAATTATGCGGAGCATATGAAAATAACTTCCGAAACCGCTGAAAAAGTACAGTCGATTCTTAATGAAACAGGTGATCTTCCGCAGAAAATTCCGCTCGGTCAGGCGCTCGGCAGTTCAATAATCGCCTCGTTCGGCCCCCGGATACCATTCAAGTTCGAACCGGCGGGGGCCGTTAAAGTCGATTTGGAGACCAAGCAGCAGGACGCGGGCATCAATATGATTCTGGTTGAAGTATATATGCATATTGTCGCCGAGGTGTCGATAATCATTCCGTTTGATACGCAGCCTGAGCTTGTAGAGACTGAAATTCCGATCTCATACTTGCTCGTGGTCGGCGACGTCCCGATGTACTATTACGATAATAAAGGGAATCCCGTCGGGGATTCCGCTGCCGGAGCTCCCACTCTCTCGCTCCCGATGCAGAACGGCCAGAGCGGAATATCAACTCCTAATACAAGAACGAATATCGGCGGTGTCGATGGTTCCCAGCATGCAAGTGATCAGGATTCCAATGGGACGGGGACAAATACGGCCAAATAA